One stretch of Acidicapsa acidisoli DNA includes these proteins:
- a CDS encoding tyrosine-type recombinase/integrase encodes MRRTRYQQGNLQLVERKRGPRAWEYRWYETKADGKRKRRSLVVGSLDQYPNETAAKRAVASLLVNINSESPRFHLEAVIVQTLIEHYREKELSEDSNKTFATCETYKGYFRRWILPRWGNYRLKDVKSVAVEEWLRSLALSNGSKAKIRNIMHAVFNHAVRWEWHDRNPITQVRQSSKRMSIPTVLTMEEVERLLLHLEEPARTAVLVDVMTGLRVGELLALKWEDIDFEKFQIHVTRSISLQHVGECKTEASQKPVPLDARLAGALWHWRTICAYPRLEDWVFASPHAEGKQPYWPGTLNRWHLQPAVQAAGIQGRIGWHTFRRTYATLLKANGEDVKTVQELLRHANSLVTMNLYAQAVTQAKRTAQSRLVDMLFDENADQQSPRLIGTKRTYEKIIQQRKLLNDLASPTGFEPVLSP; translated from the coding sequence ATGAGACGGACACGCTATCAACAAGGGAACCTTCAGCTTGTGGAACGCAAGCGCGGTCCTCGTGCCTGGGAGTACCGATGGTACGAAACGAAGGCCGATGGAAAACGCAAACGCCGCAGCCTGGTGGTTGGAAGCCTCGATCAATATCCAAACGAGACAGCAGCGAAACGCGCTGTTGCTTCGCTCTTGGTCAACATCAACTCGGAGAGTCCACGTTTCCATCTCGAAGCAGTTATCGTTCAGACATTGATCGAACACTACCGAGAGAAGGAACTGAGCGAGGATTCAAACAAAACTTTTGCAACCTGCGAAACCTACAAAGGCTACTTCAGGCGTTGGATACTACCCCGATGGGGCAACTACCGCCTGAAGGATGTGAAATCTGTTGCCGTCGAGGAATGGCTCCGATCCCTCGCTCTTTCTAACGGCAGCAAAGCAAAGATCCGGAACATCATGCACGCCGTCTTCAATCACGCAGTCCGCTGGGAGTGGCACGACAGGAATCCCATCACGCAAGTGCGCCAAAGCTCGAAGCGGATGAGCATCCCGACCGTGCTAACCATGGAAGAAGTGGAAAGGCTGCTCCTCCATCTGGAAGAGCCAGCGCGCACCGCAGTGTTGGTCGACGTGATGACAGGGTTGCGTGTCGGAGAATTACTCGCACTCAAGTGGGAAGACATCGATTTCGAGAAATTCCAAATCCATGTCACTCGCTCGATCTCACTCCAGCACGTCGGCGAGTGCAAGACTGAAGCCAGTCAAAAGCCGGTGCCACTAGACGCTCGCCTCGCGGGAGCACTATGGCATTGGCGGACGATCTGCGCCTACCCGCGACTCGAAGACTGGGTCTTCGCCAGTCCACATGCCGAGGGGAAACAACCATACTGGCCCGGAACGTTGAACCGCTGGCATTTGCAACCGGCTGTGCAGGCGGCCGGAATTCAGGGCCGGATCGGTTGGCACACCTTCCGGCGTACCTACGCAACTCTTCTCAAAGCAAATGGGGAAGATGTGAAGACCGTTCAGGAGCTATTGCGACATGCCAATAGCCTGGTAACTATGAATTTGTACGCGCAAGCTGTCACACAAGCCAAGCGTACGGCTCAGAGCCGCCTGGTCGACATGTTGTTCGATGAAAACGCAGATCAGCAGAGCCCCAGGCTTATTGGAACAAAACGGACGTACGAGAAAATCATTCAACAGCGTAAGTTGTTGAATGATTTGGCGTCCCCGACGGGATTTGAACCCGTGTTATCGCCGTGA
- a CDS encoding molybdopterin-dependent oxidoreductase has protein sequence MVPPARSNRRASFDSQNFAIAVYQSALTNPPTDESDDADIDAPAKKPAMHEDDAKGDAVSMKPMEMPENAHQGIPGLLLTLADVRRLPRIEMITEFKCIEGWSEIVYWAGVRLRDFLEAFPPRIENASQFHDSEFVNSLPEYIAFETPDGQYYVGIERQVALHPQTLLAYEMNGKPLTLEHGAPLRLVTPLKYGIKQIKQIGRITYTNTRPRDYWHEQGYDYYAGL, from the coding sequence ATGGTTCCACCCGCGCGCTCCAACCGCAGAGCTTCTTTCGATTCCCAGAACTTCGCCATAGCGGTCTATCAGTCTGCATTGACCAATCCGCCGACCGACGAGTCCGATGATGCCGACATCGACGCGCCTGCCAAGAAACCTGCCATGCACGAAGACGATGCCAAGGGCGATGCTGTGAGCATGAAACCAATGGAGATGCCGGAGAATGCTCATCAGGGCATACCGGGACTGCTTCTGACACTGGCTGATGTGAGAAGACTACCGCGCATCGAGATGATAACGGAGTTCAAGTGTATCGAGGGATGGAGCGAAATCGTCTACTGGGCTGGAGTGCGCCTGCGTGACTTTCTTGAAGCATTCCCACCACGCATCGAGAATGCAAGCCAGTTCCATGATTCGGAATTTGTGAACAGCCTTCCCGAGTACATCGCTTTCGAGACGCCGGACGGTCAGTATTACGTCGGTATCGAACGCCAGGTGGCGCTGCATCCGCAGACATTGCTTGCTTATGAGATGAACGGGAAGCCGTTAACACTGGAGCACGGAGCACCACTTCGCCTTGTAACACCGCTCAAGTACGGCATCAAGCAGATCAAACAGATTGGCCGAATCACCTACACAAACACAAGGCCGCGTGACTATTGGCACGAACAAGGGTATGACTATTACGCGGGCCTATAG
- a CDS encoding sensor histidine kinase, whose product MWFGTEYGLNRFDGYTFKVFVHEPNNSNSLSGVNILFLFKDRNGELWIDTEQSLDRFDPKTETFIHYPVPFVKHISQDRYGVLWLSTAKGLYRLDQTSGHIRVFTHDASDPSSLRSNDVRSAAEDRSGRFWVAEPDGLDEFDRDSGHVKFHVPIRNPSRDFSFFEEKSGVFWIFYSSGNGLARFDRKTKALTYYSFNSNKASTTALSGVTAMLQDRQGDLWLATEGSGLLKLDKENHRFIGYRFTVGNPDGLAEDRINTLFEDREGCIWVALRGKGLQRFEPKPPIFHTIGDLLKIGNPNQSIGCFFEDSHGNKWIGTHLALYRIDASGKRSSIALLKPGIPLDAMNIIEDRSGIIWIGTFNNGLFRLDPKTQRVKQFRHDPNNPSSLSNDDVGHLLMDRDGTLWAATWDGLNRFEPEAERFTVFRADPHNRELIYLSIAEGPSHDLWLGTYGFGLQHFDSRSGQFTIFNDGNSGLSNNQIDFIHFTRDRKMWVATENGLNEFDPATRRSTVLGVGEGLASNGISGLLEDRRGRLWMSTDKGISSFDPSTRTFRNFSTADGLPGPDMSGWGACLRSKSDQMFFAGFGGATFFFPDAVSETSYAPQTVITEFRLFRSVQAHTKQSAPNPVISYASKIIIQHNQNLFSLTFATLAYSNPRANRYRYMLQGLDSSWNEVGSDGRTVTYTSLSAGTYRFRAQGATVSSQWSEPGAELQIVILPPWWMTRWFMALWISAALLLTWLFYHYRMLQIAKQFEIRLEASINERTRIARDLHDTLLQSFNALLLRFQAASDLLSARPDEAKRVLDSTIDQAGQALIEGRDAVQQLRSTTPVTNDLVCAIGSLGQALAADGSNRDAPAFHIEVEGTPRALLPIARDEVYQIAGEALRNAFRHARARHLEVEIRYDARQLRLRIRDDGKGIDPQLLSADGPSGHYGLRGMRERAQLLGGQLTIWSETDSGTEVDLSIPSSGAYAKPGISGFWRLARRRQTKS is encoded by the coding sequence ATGTGGTTCGGTACCGAATACGGTCTGAACCGATTCGATGGATACACCTTCAAGGTCTTCGTCCACGAACCGAACAATTCAAACAGCCTGAGTGGAGTAAACATCCTTTTCTTGTTCAAGGATCGCAACGGCGAATTGTGGATCGACACCGAGCAGTCACTTGACCGTTTTGATCCGAAAACAGAGACCTTCATCCACTACCCGGTGCCGTTCGTCAAACACATCAGCCAAGACCGCTACGGCGTGCTATGGCTCTCCACCGCCAAGGGATTATACCGGCTCGATCAAACGAGCGGTCACATTCGCGTTTTCACACACGATGCAAGCGATCCATCGAGCCTCAGAAGCAACGACGTTCGGTCAGCTGCCGAAGACAGAAGCGGCAGATTTTGGGTCGCGGAGCCCGACGGCTTAGACGAGTTCGATCGCGACAGCGGCCACGTCAAATTCCATGTACCCATCCGGAATCCGTCCCGCGACTTCTCTTTTTTCGAGGAGAAGTCTGGGGTTTTCTGGATCTTCTACTCGTCGGGCAACGGGCTGGCACGTTTCGATCGTAAAACCAAAGCCCTCACATACTATTCCTTCAACAGCAACAAAGCATCGACCACGGCCCTTAGCGGCGTAACTGCCATGCTGCAGGATCGGCAGGGAGATCTTTGGCTCGCGACGGAAGGCTCTGGTTTGTTGAAGCTCGATAAGGAAAATCACCGGTTCATAGGTTATCGATTCACCGTCGGCAACCCGGATGGCCTTGCAGAAGATCGAATCAATACTCTCTTTGAAGATCGTGAGGGATGTATCTGGGTTGCTCTTCGTGGTAAAGGCCTTCAACGCTTCGAACCAAAGCCTCCGATATTTCACACAATCGGCGATCTCCTTAAAATTGGAAATCCAAATCAGTCGATTGGTTGTTTCTTCGAGGATAGTCACGGAAACAAATGGATAGGAACGCACCTCGCACTGTACCGTATCGATGCTTCAGGCAAAAGATCTTCCATCGCACTCCTAAAACCTGGTATTCCACTTGATGCGATGAACATTATCGAAGACCGCTCCGGAATAATATGGATAGGCACGTTCAATAATGGGCTCTTTCGTCTCGATCCAAAGACTCAACGTGTCAAACAGTTTCGACATGACCCGAATAACCCTTCGTCATTGAGTAATGACGACGTAGGACATTTGTTGATGGATCGTGACGGAACTCTTTGGGCAGCGACCTGGGATGGGCTCAATCGTTTCGAACCTGAGGCGGAACGGTTCACGGTTTTCCGGGCCGACCCCCATAACCGGGAGCTGATCTATTTATCGATAGCGGAAGGTCCCAGCCACGATCTTTGGCTCGGAACTTACGGTTTTGGGCTTCAGCATTTCGACTCGCGCTCGGGCCAGTTTACGATCTTTAACGATGGCAATAGCGGCTTGAGTAACAACCAGATCGATTTCATCCACTTTACGCGTGACAGAAAGATGTGGGTTGCGACGGAGAATGGGCTCAATGAGTTCGACCCCGCAACGAGACGTTCAACCGTGTTAGGTGTTGGGGAGGGCTTGGCTAGTAACGGTATCTCTGGTCTGCTTGAGGATCGTCGCGGAAGGCTCTGGATGAGCACGGACAAGGGGATCTCTAGCTTCGACCCTTCAACCAGGACTTTCCGCAACTTCTCGACTGCAGATGGTCTTCCCGGACCAGATATGTCCGGTTGGGGAGCATGCCTGCGTTCCAAAAGTGATCAGATGTTTTTTGCTGGATTCGGCGGAGCCACCTTCTTTTTTCCGGATGCAGTGTCAGAAACCAGCTACGCGCCGCAGACTGTCATTACTGAGTTCCGGCTGTTCAGGAGCGTTCAAGCCCATACCAAACAATCAGCGCCGAATCCTGTCATTTCTTACGCTTCCAAGATCATCATCCAGCACAATCAGAATCTGTTCTCGCTAACGTTCGCGACGCTCGCCTATTCCAATCCTCGGGCAAACCGCTATCGCTACATGCTGCAGGGCCTGGACAGCTCCTGGAATGAGGTCGGAAGCGACGGCCGTACTGTGACATACACCAGCCTATCCGCTGGTACATATAGATTCCGCGCGCAAGGCGCCACGGTCAGCAGTCAATGGAGCGAGCCGGGTGCCGAACTTCAGATCGTTATTCTGCCGCCCTGGTGGATGACTCGGTGGTTCATGGCATTGTGGATCTCAGCTGCGCTTCTTTTGACTTGGCTCTTTTACCACTACCGTATGCTTCAGATCGCAAAGCAGTTTGAAATCCGGCTCGAAGCGAGTATCAATGAGCGTACGCGCATCGCGCGAGACCTGCACGATACCCTACTGCAGAGTTTCAACGCCCTGCTACTCCGTTTCCAGGCAGCGTCCGATTTGCTGAGTGCGCGTCCGGATGAAGCGAAACGCGTTCTCGACAGTACGATCGATCAAGCTGGTCAGGCACTCATTGAGGGGAGAGATGCGGTTCAGCAGTTGCGCTCGACCACCCCAGTCACCAACGACCTCGTTTGCGCTATTGGTTCGCTCGGGCAAGCGCTGGCTGCCGATGGATCGAATCGCGATGCCCCAGCATTCCACATTGAAGTGGAAGGCACGCCCCGAGCTCTTCTTCCAATCGCAAGAGATGAAGTCTATCAAATTGCAGGCGAGGCGCTGCGGAACGCCTTCCGGCACGCACGAGCCCGGCACCTCGAAGTTGAAATCCGCTATGATGCACGGCAACTGAGACTGAGGATTCGGGATGACGGGAAAGGGATCGACCCACAGCTTCTTAGCGCAGATGGACCGTCCGGACACTATGGTTTACGGGGGATGCGTGAACGTGCCCAACTCTTAGGAGGTCAGCTCACTATCTGGAGTGAAACGGATTCAGGTACTGAGGTCGATCTTTCTATTCCTTCCTCAGGCGCCTATGCCAAGCCTGGTATTTCCGGATTCTGGCGTTTGGCGAGAAGAAGACAGACGAAATCATGA
- a CDS encoding response regulator: protein MSTAPNSIRILAVDDHPMFREGIGSLVAAQSDMCLVAEAATGQEAIQQFRGHHPDVTLMDLQMPGMSGLDAMIAIRGEFADARIIVLTTYNGDVQVLRALKAGARGYLLKTSLNKELVDTIRAVHAGRKVLSAEVSFQVAEHACDDALTPAEIRVLRLIAEGYANKEIGAQLSISEETIKSQVRSILSKLNANDRTHAAMIGLRRGIIEL, encoded by the coding sequence ATGAGTACAGCGCCGAACTCGATTCGCATTCTGGCGGTGGATGACCACCCAATGTTCCGCGAGGGAATCGGGAGTCTCGTGGCTGCTCAATCTGATATGTGTCTTGTCGCGGAAGCGGCGACCGGGCAAGAGGCGATTCAGCAGTTTCGGGGACACCATCCAGACGTGACCTTGATGGATTTGCAGATGCCGGGGATGAGCGGCCTGGATGCCATGATTGCCATTCGAGGTGAATTTGCTGACGCTCGAATCATAGTGCTGACAACGTACAACGGTGACGTGCAGGTGCTGCGCGCGTTGAAGGCCGGGGCTCGAGGCTACCTGCTAAAAACATCTTTGAATAAAGAACTCGTGGATACAATCCGAGCAGTCCATGCAGGAAGAAAAGTACTCTCAGCTGAAGTCTCCTTCCAAGTGGCAGAACACGCCTGCGACGATGCTCTCACTCCCGCAGAAATCAGGGTTCTTCGTTTGATTGCGGAGGGATATGCCAATAAGGAAATTGGAGCACAGCTCTCCATCAGCGAAGAAACTATCAAGAGCCAAGTCAGAAGCATCCTCTCAAAACTGAACGCGAACGATCGAACTCATGCTGCCATGATCGGCTTGAGGCGCGGAATCATCGAACTCTAA
- a CDS encoding DoxX family protein produces the protein MLRVTAGIPLAVRSILVLENTPTFGTGIFQIFTATAGLLLIAGLWTPIVAAVVGLLELWRIISRHADPASDILLCNLAIAIALLGPGALSVDARLFGWKRIEIDTQKDKR, from the coding sequence TTGCTGCGAGTCACCGCGGGCATTCCATTAGCCGTTCGCAGCATTCTTGTGTTAGAGAACACACCGACCTTCGGAACCGGCATCTTTCAAATCTTCACAGCAACTGCCGGACTCCTGCTCATCGCTGGACTGTGGACTCCTATTGTCGCGGCGGTTGTGGGGCTCTTGGAATTGTGGCGCATCATCTCACGGCACGCAGACCCCGCAAGCGACATTCTGCTTTGCAACCTCGCCATAGCGATCGCTCTCCTTGGGCCCGGAGCCTTGTCGGTAGACGCTCGCCTTTTTGGATGGAAGCGGATCGAGATCGACACTCAAAAGGACAAACGCTAA
- a CDS encoding ferritin-like domain-containing protein — translation MTNDGSVISCSPNRRSFLKTGLATAGAVTMGTGLLARGTRASAQQTGSGSSLTSGDVAMLQFLAAGEALEADFYDQYNELGGLRDDEVSGGTGNRIYTEKLRRIDRNFSQYIHDIADDEMSHQAFLNAYLVSKGADPVDMEPFRTLHGSTARGSSGKLRLTNLMQLTINTSWWTRYRSSSNNPDVNPTAFEQAVPDLNNGSFPAIPRTDDDLYPHEHIQAIANTAAFHIPTVEQGGGSLRLALAQKATSVEVLRLLISMGPIELMHFQTLSETAGNAPPLIDPTNGLRFPDLDCGVDPNTGARGAAIREMFQTNLIMPEPCPFISTSLPVCSVVRPTNTTGVAMGALKFLTGMGLFTGQSDAFFTFLTNLAEAADAAQREV, via the coding sequence ATGACGAATGACGGAAGTGTGATCAGCTGTTCTCCGAATCGGCGCAGCTTTCTGAAAACCGGATTGGCCACCGCCGGGGCAGTAACCATGGGAACCGGTTTGCTCGCCCGCGGCACCAGGGCCTCTGCACAGCAGACGGGGTCCGGCAGCAGCCTTACTTCAGGTGATGTTGCCATGCTGCAGTTCCTGGCTGCAGGCGAAGCCCTCGAGGCTGACTTTTACGATCAATACAACGAACTGGGCGGACTCCGGGACGACGAAGTTTCGGGAGGAACCGGCAATCGAATCTACACCGAAAAACTGAGGAGAATCGATCGCAATTTCTCTCAATACATTCATGACATCGCCGACGACGAGATGAGCCATCAGGCTTTTCTGAATGCTTATCTTGTTTCGAAGGGCGCCGACCCCGTGGACATGGAACCGTTCCGCACGTTGCACGGCAGCACAGCGAGAGGATCCAGCGGGAAGTTGCGGCTTACGAACCTCATGCAGCTGACGATCAACACCAGTTGGTGGACTCGTTACCGCAGCAGCTCGAATAATCCCGACGTAAATCCCACTGCCTTCGAACAGGCGGTTCCGGATCTGAACAACGGAAGCTTTCCCGCCATCCCAAGGACAGACGACGACCTGTATCCACACGAACACATTCAGGCCATTGCAAACACAGCGGCCTTCCACATTCCTACTGTGGAACAAGGTGGCGGGAGTTTGCGCCTGGCGCTGGCACAAAAAGCTACCAGCGTAGAAGTGCTACGACTGCTCATCAGCATGGGACCCATTGAGCTCATGCATTTTCAAACCTTGTCAGAAACGGCTGGCAATGCGCCGCCGCTCATTGATCCCACCAATGGGCTGAGATTTCCTGACCTCGACTGTGGCGTGGACCCTAACACCGGAGCCAGAGGCGCCGCAATCAGGGAGATGTTCCAGACGAACCTGATCATGCCGGAACCGTGCCCCTTCATCAGCACGAGCCTGCCGGTATGTTCGGTAGTCCGTCCGACGAATACGACCGGAGTTGCTATGGGAGCGCTCAAATTCCTAACGGGCATGGGACTCTTCACTGGCCAGTCGGATGCGTTCTTCACATTTCTAACTAATCTGGCCGAGGCGGCGGATGCCGCACAGCGCGAGGTCTAG
- a CDS encoding epoxide hydrolase family protein, translating into MSSERMQHTAKLHAMHEDVSSCTRRSFLAASAVGGTFLLLLLAAASYAQTVRTADARAFVTSPLPGKQSAPIQDDSIRTFHINIPEEQLVDLRHRLAATRWPDKETVNDESQGIRSAEVQELVHYWGNGYNWRNGEAKLNALPEFVTTIDGVDIQFIHVRSREPNALPLILTHGWPGSPLEFLKVIGPLTDPVTYGGRAQDAFDVVIPAIPGYGFSGRPTDLGWNPDRVARAWDVLMKRLGYTRYVSQGGDHGSVISDALARQAPPRLLGIHLTMPATIPANLVKGINSGDPAPTGLTDPERRAYNALSTFFGRNAAYGVMMVTRPQTIGYSLTDSPSGLAAFTYEKIAEWSHSDGHPERVIGRDEILDDITLYWLTNTGASSSRFYWENNNNNFSATAQKTNQIKVPVAITVFPHEIYRAPESWSRQAYPSLYSFHEVAKGGHFAAWEQPELFSEELRAAFRSLR; encoded by the coding sequence ATGAGTTCCGAAAGAATGCAGCACACCGCCAAGCTCCATGCGATGCATGAAGACGTCTCCAGCTGCACCCGGCGCAGCTTTCTTGCCGCGTCCGCTGTTGGCGGTACCTTCTTACTTCTCCTGCTGGCCGCTGCCAGCTATGCGCAGACCGTTCGGACCGCCGATGCGCGGGCGTTTGTCACCAGTCCACTTCCCGGGAAACAGAGCGCACCGATCCAAGACGATTCAATCCGCACCTTCCACATCAATATTCCGGAAGAACAACTAGTTGATCTCCGCCACCGCCTGGCGGCGACCCGGTGGCCGGACAAGGAAACGGTCAATGACGAATCCCAGGGCATCCGGTCGGCGGAGGTGCAGGAGCTGGTGCACTACTGGGGTAACGGCTACAACTGGCGCAACGGAGAAGCGAAGTTGAATGCGCTGCCGGAGTTCGTAACCACTATCGACGGTGTGGATATTCAGTTCATCCATGTGCGTTCGCGTGAACCGAACGCGCTACCGCTGATCCTCACCCATGGTTGGCCCGGCTCGCCGCTGGAGTTCTTGAAAGTGATAGGTCCGCTCACCGATCCCGTCACCTACGGCGGGCGCGCGCAAGACGCCTTCGATGTCGTCATCCCCGCCATCCCCGGCTATGGCTTCTCGGGCAGGCCGACCGATCTCGGCTGGAATCCCGACCGCGTGGCGCGGGCCTGGGACGTGCTCATGAAGCGCTTGGGCTACACCCGTTACGTATCGCAGGGTGGCGATCACGGCTCGGTCATCTCCGACGCACTAGCGCGCCAGGCGCCGCCTCGACTGCTCGGCATCCATCTCACCATGCCGGCCACGATTCCCGCGAACTTGGTGAAGGGCATCAACAGCGGCGATCCGGCGCCCACTGGACTGACCGACCCGGAACGGCGGGCGTACAACGCCCTTAGTACCTTCTTCGGAAGAAACGCGGCCTACGGCGTGATGATGGTGACCCGTCCGCAGACCATCGGCTACTCGCTCACCGATTCGCCCAGTGGTCTGGCCGCCTTCACGTACGAAAAGATTGCCGAGTGGAGCCATAGCGACGGCCACCCGGAACGCGTGATCGGTCGCGACGAAATACTCGACGACATCACGCTGTACTGGCTCACCAACACCGGCGCCTCTTCGTCCCGCTTTTACTGGGAAAATAACAACAACAACTTCAGCGCCACGGCACAGAAGACCAATCAGATCAAAGTGCCGGTCGCCATCACGGTGTTCCCGCACGAGATCTATCGCGCGCCAGAAAGCTGGTCACGTCAGGCCTATCCGTCGCTGTACTCCTTCCATGAAGTCGCCAAGGGCGGTCACTTCGCGGCCTGGGAACAGCCGGAACTCTTCTCCGAGGAGCTGCGAGCTGCGTTCAGATCGCTGCGCTAA
- a CDS encoding alpha/beta fold hydrolase produces the protein MSDQVNNNRRSFLRNSAITIAAAEFAMMSSAYALPGAQPTKKDIAAGAPPTKPSTNASFGPLKQIDAGLLNVGYAEAGPANGPAVLLLHGWPYDIYSFVDVTPLLASAGYRVIVPYLRGYGTTRFLSDDTFRNGQPSVVAVDIINFMDALKIDKAIIGGFDWGARTADIMAVLWPERCKGIVSVSGYLIGSQKSGKAPLPPNAELQWWYQFYFATDRGRDGYDKYRRDFCKLIWQLASPKWNFEDATFDRSAASFDNPDHVAIVIHNYRWRLGLAEGETKYDELDKRLAQSPVITVPAITLEGDANGAPHPDPGSYAKKFSGKYAHRTINGGIGHNLPQEAPRAFTKAVIDVDAF, from the coding sequence ATGTCTGACCAAGTTAACAACAATCGTCGCAGCTTCTTGCGTAATTCTGCCATCACCATCGCCGCCGCTGAGTTCGCCATGATGAGCTCCGCGTATGCACTACCGGGCGCACAACCCACTAAGAAAGATATCGCCGCCGGTGCGCCGCCGACTAAGCCGAGCACAAACGCATCATTCGGCCCGCTGAAGCAGATTGATGCAGGCTTGTTGAATGTTGGCTACGCGGAAGCTGGGCCCGCCAACGGTCCTGCGGTACTTCTGCTGCACGGCTGGCCCTACGACATTTACAGCTTTGTCGATGTCACCCCTTTGTTGGCATCGGCGGGCTACCGGGTGATCGTACCGTATCTGCGCGGGTACGGCACTACGCGTTTTCTCTCTGACGATACATTTCGGAACGGGCAGCCGTCCGTGGTCGCTGTCGACATTATCAATTTTATGGATGCCCTCAAGATCGACAAAGCGATCATCGGTGGCTTCGATTGGGGTGCGCGGACAGCTGACATCATGGCGGTGCTTTGGCCGGAACGCTGCAAGGGGATCGTTTCGGTCAGCGGTTATCTGATCGGCAGTCAGAAATCCGGCAAGGCGCCGTTGCCACCCAACGCTGAGCTCCAATGGTGGTACCAGTTTTATTTCGCCACGGATCGCGGCCGGGACGGCTACGACAAATACCGTCGCGATTTTTGCAAGCTGATCTGGCAGCTGGCTTCGCCGAAATGGAACTTCGAGGATGCCACATTCGATCGCAGCGCGGCATCGTTCGACAACCCGGATCACGTCGCCATCGTGATCCACAATTACCGCTGGCGGCTTGGTTTGGCGGAAGGCGAGACGAAATATGACGAACTGGATAAGCGACTTGCCCAAAGCCCGGTTATAACCGTGCCTGCCATCACTCTCGAAGGGGATGCCAATGGGGCGCCACATCCCGACCCCGGCTCCTATGCTAAGAAATTCTCAGGCAAATACGCGCACCGGACTATTAACGGCGGCATAGGGCACAATTTGCCGCAAGAAGCTCCACGGGCCTTTACCAAAGCTGTCATCGACGTGGACGCTTTTTGA
- a CDS encoding redoxin domain-containing protein: MKHYLRFEAWNRRAPSVALITGVAVVLIVWGTGLLTRFSVVKTANAASQHLVNDEGAMPDLDGAIGWLNSVPLSRQSLRGKVVLVNFWTYTCINSLRPLPYVKNWASKYQHAGFVVIGVHTPEFSFEHEPMNVENAVRTLNITFPVAIDSKSRIWQSFNNEAWPAQYLVDAKGQIRYHHFGEGDYGEIERVIQELLKENGATGVASGTASVSGVGIEAAPDWTDERSPETYIGYRQAQNFASLEKVHKDSNQIFSAPGKLSLNHWGLNGSWNVNAESAVLQAAPGKIVFRFHSRDLNLVLAPSNDGKPVRFVVRLDGAAPRENSGVDTAPDGSGEIREPRLYQLIRQKGPIVDRTFEIEFQDPGVHALDFTFG; this comes from the coding sequence ATGAAGCATTATTTGCGTTTTGAGGCTTGGAACCGTCGCGCTCCGAGCGTGGCTTTGATCACGGGAGTCGCCGTTGTCCTAATAGTGTGGGGCACGGGTTTACTCACAAGGTTTTCTGTCGTCAAGACGGCGAACGCCGCTTCTCAGCATCTCGTCAACGATGAAGGCGCCATGCCTGACTTGGACGGCGCCATCGGCTGGCTCAATTCAGTCCCCCTAAGCCGCCAGTCGCTTCGCGGGAAGGTCGTGCTGGTCAATTTCTGGACTTACACCTGCATCAACTCTCTGCGGCCCTTGCCCTATGTGAAGAACTGGGCGTCAAAATATCAGCATGCAGGCTTTGTAGTGATCGGCGTCCACACGCCGGAATTTTCGTTCGAGCACGAACCGATGAACGTGGAAAATGCGGTGCGCACTTTGAACATTACTTTTCCGGTCGCCATCGACAGCAAGAGCAGGATCTGGCAATCGTTTAACAATGAAGCGTGGCCCGCTCAGTATCTCGTCGACGCGAAGGGACAAATTCGGTATCACCACTTTGGAGAAGGCGATTATGGCGAAATCGAGCGCGTCATCCAGGAACTTCTGAAGGAGAACGGAGCAACTGGCGTGGCTTCCGGCACGGCCAGCGTATCCGGTGTTGGTATCGAGGCCGCTCCCGATTGGACAGACGAGCGATCTCCCGAAACCTATATTGGCTATCGTCAGGCTCAGAATTTCGCCTCTCTCGAAAAAGTGCACAAAGATTCAAATCAGATTTTCAGTGCGCCCGGAAAACTTTCTTTAAATCATTGGGGATTGAACGGGTCGTGGAATGTCAATGCCGAGAGCGCCGTGCTGCAGGCAGCGCCGGGCAAGATCGTGTTCCGGTTCCATAGCCGCGACCTGAACCTGGTGCTGGCTCCCTCGAATGACGGCAAGCCCGTGCGGTTTGTCGTGCGACTCGATGGCGCCGCTCCCAGGGAAAACTCCGGCGTCGACACGGCACCGGACGGCTCCGGCGAAATTCGAGAGCCCCGACTCTATCAACTCATCCGGCAAAAAGGCCCAATCGTCGATCGAACCTTCGAAATTGAGTTCCAAGATCCTGGCGTTCACGCACTTGATTTTACGTTTGGATAG